In one Streptomyces sp. NBC_00597 genomic region, the following are encoded:
- the araB gene encoding ribulokinase codes for MTSPHLLAPSPPSEESEQYTVGVDFGTLSGRAVVVRVRDGQELAAAVHTYRHGVIDRYLPQGGAPLPPDWALQHPQDWRDVLRRAVPQALAAAGIDPAAVIGIATDFTACTVLPTLADGTPLAETELAGRPHAWPKLWKHHAAQSHADRINELAHARGEKWIARYGGRISAEWQFAKALQVLEEDPLVYKSCARWIEAADWIVWQLTGTESRNACTAGYKGIHQDGAYPSEEYLAALNPRFADFARTRLEFPLSALGSRVGSLTTEAAAWTGLRPGIAVAAGNVDAHVTAAAAQAVEDGQLLAIMGTSTCHVVNAPVLADVPGICGVVGGGIVEGTYGYEAGQSAVGDIFAWVLDQGVPSDYLAEAADRGEDLHTLLTRKAAGQPVGGHGLVALDWLNGNRSVLVDHHLSGVIVGLTLATRPEDVYRALLEATAFGTRVIVETLEAGGVPVHEFIVAGGLAKNELLMQIYSDVLRRPVSLAASDQGPALGSAIHAAVAAGAHSDVRTATAAMGRRLSAVYMPDASRADAYDALFAEYRLLHDHFAADGLLHRLRHIRDTTHTAG; via the coding sequence TTGACGTCACCCCATCTCCTCGCGCCTTCCCCTCCTTCCGAGGAATCGGAGCAGTACACGGTCGGTGTCGACTTCGGCACCCTGTCGGGCCGCGCCGTGGTGGTGCGGGTTCGCGACGGTCAGGAGCTGGCCGCGGCGGTCCACACCTACCGGCACGGCGTCATCGACCGATACCTGCCGCAAGGCGGTGCGCCGCTGCCTCCCGACTGGGCCCTGCAACACCCCCAGGACTGGCGGGACGTACTGCGTCGCGCCGTCCCGCAGGCCCTGGCGGCGGCCGGGATCGATCCCGCCGCGGTGATCGGCATCGCCACCGACTTCACCGCCTGCACCGTCCTGCCCACGCTGGCCGACGGGACTCCCCTCGCCGAGACCGAGCTCGCCGGACGGCCGCACGCGTGGCCCAAGCTGTGGAAGCACCACGCCGCCCAGTCCCATGCCGACCGCATCAACGAACTCGCCCACGCCCGCGGGGAGAAGTGGATCGCCCGCTACGGCGGCCGGATCTCCGCCGAGTGGCAGTTCGCGAAGGCGCTCCAGGTCCTGGAAGAAGACCCGCTCGTCTACAAAAGCTGCGCGCGGTGGATCGAGGCCGCCGACTGGATCGTGTGGCAGCTCACCGGAACCGAGTCCCGCAACGCCTGCACCGCCGGATACAAGGGCATCCACCAGGACGGCGCCTACCCGAGCGAGGAGTACCTGGCCGCGCTGAACCCCCGGTTCGCCGACTTCGCACGCACCCGCCTCGAATTCCCCCTCTCCGCACTGGGCTCACGCGTGGGCTCGCTCACTACGGAGGCGGCAGCGTGGACAGGGCTGCGCCCCGGCATCGCCGTGGCCGCGGGCAACGTCGACGCCCATGTCACCGCGGCGGCGGCCCAGGCCGTCGAGGACGGACAACTGCTCGCCATCATGGGGACCTCCACCTGCCACGTCGTGAACGCCCCCGTCCTTGCCGACGTCCCCGGCATCTGCGGTGTCGTGGGCGGCGGGATCGTCGAGGGAACCTACGGCTACGAGGCCGGCCAGAGCGCGGTCGGCGACATCTTCGCCTGGGTACTGGACCAGGGCGTCCCGTCGGACTACCTCGCCGAGGCCGCCGACCGCGGCGAGGACCTGCACACCCTGCTGACCCGGAAGGCCGCCGGCCAGCCGGTCGGCGGACACGGACTGGTCGCCCTCGACTGGCTGAACGGCAACCGTTCGGTCCTCGTCGACCACCACCTCTCCGGAGTCATCGTGGGTCTCACCCTTGCGACCCGCCCCGAGGACGTCTACCGCGCACTGCTCGAAGCCACCGCGTTCGGCACCCGCGTCATCGTGGAGACCCTGGAAGCAGGCGGCGTACCGGTCCACGAGTTCATCGTCGCCGGCGGACTGGCCAAGAACGAACTGCTGATGCAGATCTACTCCGACGTGCTGCGCCGCCCCGTCTCCCTCGCGGCGTCCGACCAGGGCCCCGCCCTCGGGTCGGCCATCCACGCCGCCGTAGCCGCCGGCGCGCACAGCGACGTACGGACGGCCACCGCCGCCATGGGTCGCCGGCTGTCGGCCGTCTACATGCCCGACGCCTCTCGGGCCGACGCTTACGACGCCCTCTTCGCCGAATACCGGCTCCTGCACGACCACTTCGCCGCTGATGGCCTGCTGCACCGTCTGAGGCACATCCGCGACACGACCCACACCGCGGGCTGA
- a CDS encoding aldose epimerase family protein — MEHAYESVDQVAEPRQTAACPRTARPLCLDDGGTGERWRFGFPDRARAEVHTRGARLRSLILPDRWGHTADVVLAPRDPAACEGSARYFGATVGRYANRIASGGLVVDGVTHRLATQETGHTLHGGPDGFDQRLWRCEPFHSAHRTGVRLFLHSPDGDQGFPGALNVRLTYTLDRDDNLTMSYQAVADAPTIVNLTNHAYWNLEGEGRGNVLAHHLQVAAPLYTPVDAELIPDGPHRPVSDTPFDLRRHRRLSDALTHTEAQLALAGGGFDHNWVLDGARRASPRKAAVLYAPASGRRMEVRTTEPGIQVYTAQGLTGDITGKAGRPYHAYAGVALETQHFPDSPNRPDYPTVVLRPGELYRSTTIHSFTTVTA; from the coding sequence ATGGAACACGCATATGAATCTGTCGACCAGGTCGCCGAGCCCAGGCAGACGGCCGCCTGTCCGCGGACGGCCCGCCCCCTGTGCCTGGACGATGGCGGAACGGGGGAGAGGTGGCGGTTCGGCTTCCCCGACAGGGCCCGCGCCGAGGTCCACACGCGCGGCGCCCGGCTCCGTTCCCTGATCCTGCCGGACCGCTGGGGCCACACCGCCGACGTGGTGCTCGCGCCCCGCGATCCCGCCGCCTGCGAGGGCTCCGCACGCTATTTCGGTGCGACGGTGGGCCGCTACGCCAACCGCATCGCGAGCGGCGGGCTCGTAGTCGACGGAGTCACCCACCGGCTCGCCACCCAGGAGACCGGGCACACACTGCACGGCGGTCCCGACGGGTTCGACCAGCGCCTGTGGCGGTGCGAACCCTTCCACTCGGCGCACCGCACCGGTGTCCGTCTGTTCCTGCACAGCCCCGACGGGGACCAGGGATTCCCCGGTGCCCTGAACGTCCGCCTCACCTACACACTGGACCGCGACGACAACCTGACCATGTCGTACCAAGCTGTCGCCGACGCGCCGACGATCGTCAACCTCACCAACCACGCCTACTGGAACCTCGAAGGGGAGGGGCGCGGCAACGTCCTGGCCCACCACCTTCAGGTCGCGGCCCCCCTTTACACCCCGGTCGACGCCGAGTTGATCCCCGACGGCCCTCACCGCCCGGTCAGCGACACCCCGTTCGACCTCCGCCGGCACCGGCGTCTCTCCGACGCCCTGACCCATACGGAGGCGCAACTGGCCCTGGCCGGCGGAGGATTCGACCACAACTGGGTCCTCGACGGCGCCCGGCGAGCCAGTCCTCGTAAGGCCGCTGTGCTGTACGCCCCCGCATCCGGCCGCCGCATGGAGGTGCGCACCACGGAACCGGGCATCCAGGTCTACACCGCGCAAGGCCTGACCGGTGACATCACGGGCAAGGCAGGCAGGCCGTACCACGCCTACGCGGGGGTCGCGCTGGAGACCCAGCACTTCCCGGACTCCCCGAACCGCCCCGACTACCCGACGGTCGTCCTGCGCCCGGGCGAGCTGTACCGGTCGACCACGATCCACAGCTTTACCACGGTCACCGCTTGA
- the yjfF gene encoding galactofuranose ABC transporter, permease protein YjfF, with protein sequence MSTGIASAAAHLTRPFAAVSPRTRTRIPLIVTAVLLAVLFGVGSVRYEGFLSAQVVLNLLIDNGFLLVVAVGATFVILTGGIDLSVGSMVALSTMLTAWLVESHGWPLATVIPLVLLVGAASGTLMGWIIHTFEIQPFIVTLAGMFLARGLCYTISTESITISDPTTAGIAQTRLYGPAGLFVSIPVVIALAVLVIAFVVLHHTPFGRNVYALGGNESSARLMGLPAGSTKIAVYAVSGLCSALGGLLLTLYMLSGYALHAMGMELDAIAATVIGGTLLTGGSGFVLGTALGVLVLGTIQTVVNFQGTLSSWWTRIVIGALLLVFIVLQRLMSGRRPAAD encoded by the coding sequence ATGAGTACCGGCATCGCGAGCGCCGCCGCGCACCTCACTCGCCCCTTCGCGGCCGTGTCCCCGCGCACCCGCACCCGTATCCCACTGATCGTCACGGCCGTCCTGCTGGCCGTCCTGTTCGGCGTCGGATCGGTGCGCTACGAGGGCTTCCTCTCCGCGCAAGTCGTACTGAACCTGCTGATCGACAACGGATTCCTCCTGGTCGTCGCGGTCGGGGCGACCTTCGTCATCCTCACCGGCGGCATCGACCTGTCCGTCGGCTCCATGGTGGCCCTCTCGACCATGCTCACCGCCTGGCTGGTCGAGTCACACGGCTGGCCCCTGGCCACCGTCATCCCACTGGTCCTGCTCGTCGGCGCCGCGAGCGGAACGCTCATGGGCTGGATCATCCACACCTTCGAGATCCAGCCGTTCATCGTCACCCTGGCCGGCATGTTCCTCGCCCGCGGGCTCTGCTACACGATCAGCACCGAATCCATCACGATCAGCGACCCCACCACGGCGGGAATCGCACAGACCCGGCTGTACGGGCCGGCGGGTCTGTTCGTCTCGATCCCGGTGGTCATCGCCCTGGCCGTGCTGGTGATCGCCTTCGTCGTACTGCACCACACGCCCTTCGGCCGCAACGTGTACGCCCTGGGCGGCAACGAGTCCTCCGCACGCCTGATGGGCCTTCCGGCGGGCTCCACCAAGATCGCCGTATACGCCGTCAGCGGCCTGTGCTCCGCACTCGGCGGCCTGCTGCTGACCCTCTACATGCTCTCCGGCTACGCCCTCCACGCCATGGGCATGGAACTCGACGCGATCGCCGCCACCGTGATCGGCGGCACGCTGCTGACCGGAGGCTCCGGCTTCGTCCTGGGCACCGCCCTCGGCGTGCTCGTCCTCGGCACGATCCAGACGGTGGTCAACTTCCAGGGCACGCTCAGCTCCTGGTGGACCCGGATCGTCATCGGCGCCCTGCTGCTCGTGTTCATCGTGCTGCAGCGCCTGATGAGCGGTCGCCGCCCCGCCGCCGACTGA
- a CDS encoding LacI family DNA-binding transcriptional regulator, whose translation MRKGRELTQLPDVSRAPTMTDVARVAGVSHQTVSRVLSDHPNVSAKTRAAVTQVIEQLGYRRNSAARALATRRTHTLGVIAVNTTLHGPASTVAGVQEAARDRGYLTSAVTLRTATQTALAEAMQHLAGWGVEGIVAVTPQRAAVRALAALEAPCPVVTVEGGHTLDLPGVSLDQNLGARMITEHLLASGHATVWHVAGPPDWLESEARTQGWEDALRDAGAEVPPVLRGDWSPLSGYQSGQQLAGRVLASRGQGAGLTAVFVANDQMALGVLRALREAGLRTPEDVAVAGFDDIPEAEFFPPPLTTIRQDFASLGRDSIGLLLDHIEGRTDESTHLVVAPELIVRASTARRIAPPGE comes from the coding sequence ATGAGGAAAGGAAGAGAGTTGACCCAGCTCCCAGACGTCTCGCGAGCGCCCACGATGACGGACGTCGCGCGCGTCGCCGGCGTGTCCCATCAGACCGTTTCACGGGTGCTCAGCGACCACCCGAACGTCAGCGCCAAGACCCGGGCCGCGGTGACCCAGGTCATCGAGCAGCTGGGGTACCGCCGCAACTCGGCAGCCCGGGCCCTGGCCACTCGCCGGACCCACACGCTGGGCGTCATCGCGGTGAACACCACTCTGCACGGGCCCGCCAGCACCGTGGCGGGAGTGCAAGAGGCGGCTCGGGACCGCGGCTACCTGACGTCCGCCGTCACGCTTCGGACCGCCACGCAGACAGCCCTCGCCGAAGCCATGCAGCACCTCGCCGGATGGGGCGTGGAGGGCATCGTCGCCGTCACTCCGCAACGCGCCGCGGTACGCGCCCTGGCGGCACTGGAAGCACCGTGCCCCGTGGTCACCGTGGAAGGCGGCCACACCCTCGACCTGCCGGGGGTGTCGCTGGACCAGAACCTCGGCGCCCGCATGATCACGGAGCACCTTCTCGCGTCGGGCCACGCCACCGTGTGGCACGTGGCGGGCCCCCCCGACTGGCTCGAGAGCGAAGCCCGCACACAGGGGTGGGAGGACGCGCTGCGCGATGCCGGCGCCGAGGTGCCGCCCGTGCTGCGAGGCGACTGGAGTCCACTGTCGGGATACCAGTCCGGCCAGCAGCTGGCGGGGCGGGTCCTGGCATCACGAGGGCAGGGAGCCGGCCTCACCGCAGTGTTCGTCGCCAACGACCAGATGGCCCTCGGTGTCCTACGGGCCCTGCGGGAAGCGGGCCTGCGGACGCCCGAGGACGTGGCGGTCGCCGGCTTCGACGACATCCCCGAGGCGGAGTTCTTCCCGCCCCCGCTGACGACGATCCGCCAGGACTTCGCCTCGCTCGGCCGCGACAGCATCGGGCTGCTCCTGGACCACATCGAAGGCAGGACCGACGAGTCGACGCACCTGGTGGTGGCGCCCGAGCTCATCGTGCGCGCCAGCACGGCCCGAAGGATCGCTCCACCCGGCGAATGA
- the araA gene encoding L-arabinose isomerase produces the protein MPSRTFPAQEIWFLTGSQGLYGEETLKQVAEQSRQIATALADASGIPARVVWKPVLTDADAIRRVCLDANADDRCIGLIAWMHTFSPAKMWIAGLDALRKPLLHLHTQSNVALPWDTIDMDFMNLNQAAHGDREFGHIQTRLGVPRKTVAGHVTDPETSARVAIWARAAAARSELATLKVARFGDNMRDVAVTEGDKVEAQLRFGVSVNTYGVNDLVEVVDSADETEVASLVEEYADLYDLAPELRPGGERHDALRYAARIEAGLRTFLETGGFGAFTTNFEDLGGLRQLPGLAVQRLMTQGYGFGGEGDWKTAVLLRALKVAAAGLPGGTSFMEDYTYDLTPGNELILGAHMLEVCPTIAAARPSCEVHPLGIGGREDPVRLVFDAAPGPAVVVGLADLGDRFRLIANDIDVVAPPHPLPALPVARAVWRPHPDLRTSTESWLTAGGPHHTVLSTALTSDHLDDLAEMLRLELALIDETTAPKQFRRDLRWNQAYYRLALGL, from the coding sequence GTGCCCAGCCGAACATTCCCCGCCCAGGAGATCTGGTTCCTCACCGGCAGCCAAGGCCTGTACGGGGAGGAGACGCTGAAGCAGGTCGCAGAACAGTCGCGGCAGATAGCCACCGCGCTGGCCGACGCCTCCGGCATTCCCGCGCGTGTGGTGTGGAAGCCGGTACTGACCGACGCCGACGCCATCCGCCGGGTGTGCCTCGACGCGAACGCCGACGACCGGTGCATCGGGCTCATCGCCTGGATGCACACCTTCTCGCCGGCCAAGATGTGGATCGCCGGACTGGACGCGCTGCGCAAGCCGTTGCTGCACCTCCACACCCAGTCGAACGTGGCCCTGCCCTGGGACACCATCGACATGGACTTCATGAACCTCAACCAAGCCGCCCACGGAGACCGCGAGTTCGGGCACATCCAGACCCGTCTCGGCGTACCCCGCAAGACCGTGGCCGGCCACGTCACCGATCCCGAGACGAGCGCACGCGTCGCGATCTGGGCGCGGGCGGCCGCCGCACGATCCGAACTGGCCACCCTCAAGGTCGCCCGCTTCGGCGACAACATGCGCGACGTGGCCGTCACCGAGGGCGACAAGGTCGAGGCCCAGCTGCGCTTCGGCGTCTCCGTCAACACCTACGGCGTCAACGACCTGGTGGAGGTCGTCGACAGCGCGGACGAGACCGAGGTGGCTTCCCTCGTCGAGGAGTACGCCGACCTGTACGACCTGGCGCCGGAACTGCGACCGGGCGGCGAACGGCACGACGCGCTGCGTTACGCGGCCCGCATCGAAGCCGGCCTGCGCACCTTCCTCGAAACGGGCGGCTTCGGAGCCTTCACCACCAACTTCGAGGACCTGGGCGGACTGCGCCAGCTGCCCGGCCTCGCCGTGCAGCGGCTCATGACCCAGGGATACGGCTTCGGAGGAGAGGGCGACTGGAAGACCGCCGTCCTGCTGCGCGCCCTCAAAGTGGCTGCCGCCGGCCTCCCGGGCGGCACCTCTTTCATGGAGGACTACACCTACGACCTGACACCCGGCAACGAGCTCATCCTCGGTGCGCACATGCTGGAGGTCTGCCCCACCATCGCCGCCGCCAGGCCCAGCTGCGAGGTCCACCCCCTCGGCATCGGCGGGCGGGAGGACCCGGTGCGCCTGGTGTTCGACGCGGCCCCCGGCCCGGCCGTGGTGGTCGGGCTCGCCGACCTCGGCGACCGCTTCCGCCTGATCGCCAACGACATCGACGTGGTGGCGCCCCCTCACCCGCTGCCCGCCCTGCCCGTTGCCCGCGCGGTCTGGCGGCCCCACCCCGACCTGAGGACCTCCACCGAATCCTGGCTGACGGCCGGAGGACCGCACCACACCGTCCTCAGCACCGCCCTGACCTCCGACCACCTCGACGACCTGGCGGAAATGCTCCGCTTGGAACTCGCCCTCATCGACGAGACCACCGCCCCGAAGCAGTTCCGGCGCGATCTCCGCTGGAACCAGGCGTACTACCGGCTGGCACTGGGGCTGTGA
- a CDS encoding ABC transporter permease: MTTQPAKSEAAAAIGRRLAGHRLLWPALILLALLLGNLAFHHDFFSVRVRDGHLYGSLIDILQFGAPLILVALGMTLVIATRGIDLSVGSTVAIAGALACGHISTAARPGSVATMLTAVALALGVALVLGLANGFLVSGLGVQPIVATLILMVAGRGVAQLITDGQIVTVTSAPYKMIGGGYWLTFPFAVLLAAALVALTALVTRRSALGMLIESVGGNPAASRLVGIRAGGLLALVYVFSALCAAVAGLMISSNVSSADGNNAGLWIELDAILAVVVGGTALTGGRFSLGGTVLGALIIQTLSTTVYTLGVPPETTLVFKAFVVIVVCLVQSPVFRAKVLRRRGAATPRSHTPAGAVPQQQEVRA, from the coding sequence ATGACCACCCAGCCCGCCAAGTCCGAGGCGGCCGCCGCGATCGGGAGACGGCTGGCCGGTCACCGCCTGCTGTGGCCCGCGCTCATCCTGCTCGCCCTGCTCCTCGGCAACCTCGCCTTCCACCATGACTTCTTCTCCGTCCGCGTACGCGACGGCCACCTCTACGGCAGCCTCATCGACATCCTGCAGTTCGGCGCGCCCCTCATCCTGGTGGCGCTCGGCATGACCCTGGTCATCGCCACCCGCGGGATCGACCTCTCGGTGGGTTCCACCGTCGCCATCGCCGGCGCCCTCGCCTGCGGGCACATCTCCACCGCCGCGCGTCCCGGCAGTGTCGCCACCATGCTCACGGCCGTAGCCCTCGCACTCGGCGTCGCACTCGTGCTGGGCCTGGCCAACGGCTTCCTGGTGTCCGGGCTGGGGGTGCAGCCCATCGTGGCCACCCTGATCCTCATGGTCGCGGGCCGAGGCGTCGCCCAGCTGATCACGGACGGCCAGATCGTCACGGTGACCAGCGCCCCCTACAAGATGATCGGGGGCGGCTACTGGCTGACCTTCCCGTTCGCCGTCCTCCTGGCAGCAGCCCTCGTCGCGCTCACCGCCCTCGTCACCCGTCGCAGCGCACTCGGCATGTTGATCGAGTCCGTGGGCGGCAACCCTGCGGCCAGCCGCCTGGTCGGCATTCGGGCCGGCGGTCTGCTCGCCCTGGTCTACGTCTTCAGCGCGCTGTGCGCCGCCGTCGCCGGGCTGATGATCAGCTCCAACGTCTCCAGCGCCGACGGCAACAACGCCGGACTGTGGATCGAGCTCGACGCGATCCTCGCCGTCGTCGTCGGCGGCACCGCACTGACCGGAGGACGCTTCTCCCTCGGCGGCACCGTCCTCGGCGCCCTGATCATCCAGACCCTGTCCACCACCGTCTACACCCTCGGCGTCCCACCCGAGACGACCCTCGTCTTCAAGGCCTTCGTCGTCATCGTCGTCTGCCTCGTGCAGTCCCCGGTCTTCCGGGCCAAGGTCCTGCGCCGCCGCGGGGCGGCCACTCCCCGATCCCACACCCCGGCGGGCGCCGTCCCGCAGCAGCAGGAGGTACGCGCATGA
- a CDS encoding sugar ABC transporter ATP-binding protein, with amino-acid sequence MASPSTPPPTGAGGPRPVLEAHDIRKQFPGVLALDGVALRLFPGEVHALMGENGAGKSTLIKVLTGVHSADGGTILLDGRPHAFTDPLQAQRAGISTVYQEVNLCPNISVAENILIGREPRRFGLIHWSAMRQRAAELLTELDLDLDVTSLLDSHSLAVQQLVAIVRAVDVSAKVLVLDEPTSSLDREEVAQLFTLVRRLRDRGVAILFVTHFLDQVFDLCDRVTILRSGRLEGEYPIGELTPVTLVQRMIGGELATLDQLSSRAHEEAAERAAGEPFLQARQLTRTGSIEPYDLDIHAGEVIGLAGLLGSGRTEVARLLFGADSADAGEVSIEGKKVLLRTPRHAIARGIAFCSENRKSEGLVGELTVRENIILALQAARGWTRPLARAKQDELARHWIEALDIRPADPEAQVRHLSGGNQQKVLLARWLLTAPRLLILDEPTRGIDIGAKAEIQKLVAHLAGEGTAVLFISAELEEVLRLSHRIAVLRDHRMVATLANDDTVTPERLLTTIATGTDS; translated from the coding sequence ATGGCATCTCCGTCTACCCCGCCGCCCACGGGCGCCGGCGGCCCGCGCCCGGTCCTGGAAGCCCACGACATCCGCAAGCAGTTCCCAGGCGTGCTCGCCCTCGACGGAGTCGCCCTGCGGCTCTTCCCCGGTGAGGTGCACGCCCTGATGGGCGAGAACGGCGCCGGGAAGTCCACCTTGATCAAGGTGCTCACCGGCGTCCACTCGGCCGACGGCGGCACCATCCTCCTGGACGGCCGGCCCCACGCGTTCACGGACCCCCTCCAGGCGCAGCGGGCCGGAATCAGCACCGTCTACCAGGAGGTCAACCTCTGCCCGAACATCTCGGTCGCCGAGAACATCCTCATCGGGCGCGAACCGCGCCGGTTCGGCCTCATCCACTGGTCCGCGATGCGGCAGCGGGCGGCAGAGCTGCTGACGGAACTGGACCTCGACCTGGACGTCACCAGTCTGCTCGACTCGCACTCCCTGGCGGTGCAGCAACTGGTCGCCATCGTCCGGGCGGTGGACGTCTCGGCGAAGGTGCTCGTGTTGGACGAGCCCACCTCCAGCCTGGATCGCGAGGAGGTCGCCCAGCTCTTCACCCTGGTGCGGCGCCTGCGGGACCGCGGTGTGGCCATCCTGTTCGTCACACACTTCCTCGACCAGGTATTCGATCTCTGCGACCGCGTCACCATCCTGCGCAGCGGGCGCCTGGAAGGCGAGTACCCCATCGGTGAACTCACCCCGGTGACGCTGGTGCAGCGCATGATCGGCGGAGAACTGGCCACCCTCGACCAGCTGTCCAGCCGTGCCCATGAGGAGGCGGCCGAACGGGCGGCCGGCGAGCCGTTCCTCCAGGCACGACAGCTGACCCGTACGGGCTCGATCGAACCGTACGACCTCGACATCCACGCCGGCGAGGTCATCGGACTGGCCGGCCTCCTGGGCTCGGGCCGCACCGAGGTGGCGCGCCTCCTGTTCGGCGCGGACAGCGCGGACGCCGGAGAAGTGAGCATCGAGGGCAAGAAGGTACTCCTGCGCACCCCCCGCCACGCCATCGCCCGGGGCATCGCGTTCTGTTCCGAGAACCGCAAGTCCGAGGGACTGGTGGGCGAGCTCACGGTCCGCGAGAACATCATTCTCGCGTTGCAGGCCGCCCGCGGCTGGACCAGGCCGCTGGCCCGTGCGAAACAGGACGAACTGGCACGGCACTGGATCGAAGCCCTGGACATCCGCCCCGCCGACCCCGAAGCGCAGGTACGCCACCTCAGCGGAGGCAACCAGCAGAAAGTCCTGCTCGCGCGCTGGCTGCTGACCGCACCGAGGCTCCTGATCCTCGATGAACCCACCCGGGGCATCGATATCGGAGCCAAGGCGGAGATCCAGAAACTCGTGGCCCACCTGGCGGGCGAAGGCACCGCCGTGCTGTTCATCTCGGCGGAACTCGAAGAGGTCCTGCGCCTGAGCCACCGCATCGCCGTGCTCCGCGACCACCGCATGGTGGCCACCCTCGCGAACGACGACACCGTCACGCCCGAACGCCTCCTCACGACCATCGCCACCGGAACGGACTCATGA
- a CDS encoding ABC transporter substrate-binding protein, which yields MARRAALVLTAALLASSALTACSTEGPASAPASGSKTGSGGTITMGFAQVGAESGWRTANTKSVQEAAKKAGIELKFSDAQQKQENQIKAIRTFIQQKVDVIAFSPVVESGWDTVLKEAKDAGIPVILTDRAVDTKDTSLYKTFLGSDFVKEGKSAGEWLTGAYANEQGPVNIVELQGTTGSAPANDRKAGFADAIRTDGKFKIVASQTGDFTRAKGKEVMQAFLKSQKDIDVLYAHNDDMALGAIQAIEESGKKPGTDIKVISVDGIKDAFVAMTEGKINVVVECNPMLGDQLMELAKKVVAGESVPTRVETQEGVFTQDQAAAALPSRNY from the coding sequence ATGGCTCGCAGAGCAGCCCTCGTCCTCACCGCCGCCCTTCTCGCCTCCTCGGCGTTGACCGCCTGCTCGACCGAGGGCCCCGCCTCCGCCCCGGCCTCCGGGTCCAAGACGGGCTCCGGAGGCACGATCACCATGGGCTTTGCCCAGGTCGGCGCCGAGAGCGGTTGGCGTACCGCCAACACCAAGTCCGTCCAGGAGGCGGCGAAGAAGGCCGGGATCGAACTCAAGTTCTCCGACGCGCAGCAGAAGCAGGAGAACCAGATCAAGGCGATCCGCACCTTCATCCAGCAGAAGGTCGACGTGATCGCCTTCTCGCCGGTCGTGGAGTCCGGCTGGGACACGGTGCTCAAGGAGGCCAAGGACGCGGGCATCCCGGTCATCCTCACCGACCGGGCCGTGGACACGAAGGACACCTCCCTCTACAAGACCTTCCTGGGCTCCGACTTCGTCAAGGAGGGCAAGTCCGCCGGCGAGTGGCTGACCGGCGCGTACGCGAACGAGCAGGGCCCGGTCAACATCGTCGAGCTCCAGGGCACCACGGGCTCCGCACCCGCCAACGACCGCAAGGCCGGCTTCGCCGACGCCATCCGCACCGACGGCAAGTTCAAGATCGTCGCCTCGCAGACGGGCGACTTCACCCGCGCCAAGGGCAAGGAGGTCATGCAAGCGTTCCTGAAGTCCCAGAAGGACATCGACGTCCTCTACGCCCACAACGACGACATGGCCCTCGGCGCCATCCAGGCCATCGAGGAGTCCGGCAAGAAGCCCGGTACGGACATCAAGGTGATCTCGGTGGACGGAATCAAGGATGCCTTCGTCGCCATGACCGAGGGCAAGATCAACGTCGTGGTGGAGTGCAACCCGATGCTCGGCGACCAGCTGATGGAACTGGCCAAGAAGGTCGTGGCGGGGGAGAGCGTGCCGACCCGGGTCGAGACCCAGGAGGGCGTCTTCACGCAGGACCAGGCCGCGGCCGCCCTGCCCTCCCGGAACTACTGA